The following proteins come from a genomic window of Immundisolibacter sp.:
- a CDS encoding DsbE family thiol:disulfide interchange protein: MKAWRWLLLPILAGLLGVLAVGLRHDPKQIPSPLVGKPLPAIEGVTLDGQAVDLAAAGQGGPMLINVWASWCESCLVEHPVVVTAAREFGDRVAFIGLNYRDRRDAGKAWLAERGNAYRWSFFDPEGRAGIELGVYGVPETFFVATDGTLLAKHVGPLDADSLRGYLRRLFGVS, translated from the coding sequence GTGAAGGCTTGGCGATGGCTGTTGCTGCCGATACTGGCAGGGCTTTTAGGGGTACTGGCAGTCGGGCTGCGGCACGACCCAAAGCAAATTCCCTCGCCGCTGGTGGGCAAGCCGCTACCGGCGATCGAAGGCGTGACGCTCGACGGCCAGGCGGTGGACCTGGCCGCTGCCGGACAGGGTGGTCCGATGTTGATCAACGTCTGGGCCTCCTGGTGCGAATCATGTCTGGTGGAGCATCCAGTGGTGGTGACCGCCGCCCGTGAATTCGGCGACCGGGTGGCTTTCATCGGCCTCAACTACCGCGACCGACGCGATGCCGGCAAGGCCTGGCTGGCTGAGCGAGGCAATGCGTACCGCTGGTCGTTTTTCGATCCTGAAGGACGAGCCGGTATCGAGCTTGGCGTGTACGGCGTGCCGGAGACCTTTTTCGTGGCCACCGATGGCACGCTCCTGGCCAAGCACGTGGGCCCGCTCGATGCCGATAGCCTGCGCGGTTATCTGCGACGCCTGTTCGGGGTGAGCTGA
- a CDS encoding cytochrome c-type biogenesis protein CcmH, translated as MHRLLLALLLIAPMAWADVVAEDPQQRHMLEIAEKLRCAVCQSQSVAESDADLARDMRALISEQLAAGRSDGQIIEYFRARYGDFVLMQPPRAGSGAPLWWLPPVLLLLGVGAAGWYLRRRLHDQDQA; from the coding sequence ATGCACAGACTGCTGTTGGCGTTGCTGCTGATCGCCCCAATGGCGTGGGCCGATGTCGTGGCCGAAGACCCGCAGCAGCGGCATATGCTGGAAATTGCCGAAAAACTGCGCTGCGCGGTGTGCCAGAGCCAGTCAGTGGCCGAATCGGACGCCGATCTTGCTCGGGACATGCGCGCCCTGATCTCGGAACAGCTCGCGGCCGGACGCAGCGATGGTCAGATCATCGAATACTTTCGCGCCCGCTACGGCGATTTCGTGCTGATGCAGCCGCCGCGTGCCGGTAGCGGGGCGCCCCTGTGGTGGCTACCACCCGTACTGTTGCTGCTCGGCGTGGGCGCCGCGGGCTGGTATCTGCGCCGACGGCTGCATGATCAGGACCAAGCATGA